From Aspergillus fumigatus Af293 chromosome 5, whole genome shotgun sequence, a single genomic window includes:
- a CDS encoding CaiB/BaiF CoA transferase family protein — MSKSSLPLAGVRVVELAGLAPGPFAGLLLADYGASVLRVDRPKSISTDQLTRRKTSITLDLRDKTSHRLLLSILTKADVLIDPYRPGVLERLGLSPSDVLLKHNPRLIVARMTGFRRDGKYKDMAGHDINYIAVSGVLSMLGRKGEPPYAPGNILGDFAGGGAMCFLGILLALLARAHTGRGQVVEANMVDGSAYLATMPRLNRQTPLWNLPRGENMLDGGSPFYGTYECKDRGKYFAVGALEPQFYAALIKGLGFETGDLPAREDRANWPALRAAFERRFKEKTRAEWEAIFDGTDACATPVLEQAELEQSGYEQRPAVHLVDTPGLPIPADDGGWTGGGLLPGTGGQETLKTWMGWERGRDYDIRGDGVLVWIEGGKSKL; from the exons ATGTCCAAGTCATCCCTTCCACTCGCAGGAGTTCGAGTCGTTGAGCTGGCGGGCCTGGCTCCAG GCCCGTTCGCTGGACTTCTACTCGCAGACTATGGCGCGTCAGTGCTGCGAGTTGATCGACCGAAATCCATCTCCACAGACCAGTTGACTCGCCGGAAAACGTCCATCACGCTGGACCTGCGAGACAAAACTTCCCAccgccttcttctctctATCCTGACAAAGGCCGATGTCCTGATTGATCCCTACCGTCCGGGTGTGCTGGAACGTCTGGGCCTCTCGCCGTCCGATGTGCTCCTGAAACACAACCCGCGCCTGATTGTGGCTCGCATGACGGGCTTCCGTCGGGACGGCAAATACAAAGATATGGCGGGCCATGACATCAATTACATCGCGGTGTCTGGGGTACTGTCCATGCTTGGCCGGAAGGGAGAACCCCCTTACGCACCGGGCAACATCCTGGGCGATTTCGCCGGCGGAGGCGCCATGTGCTTCCTCGGGATCCTGCTGGCGCTGTTGGCGCGTGCGCACACAGGACGTGGCCAGGTGGTCGAAGCCAACATGGTAGATGGGTCCGCGTACTTGGCGACGATGCCGCGATTGAACCGGCAAACGCCGCTGTGGAATCTACCCCGCGGCGAGAATATGTTGGACGGCGGCAGTCCCTTCTACGGCACCTACGAGTGCAAAGACCGGGGCAAGTATTTTGCGGTCGGAGCGTTGGAGCCGCAGTTTTACGCAGCGCTGATCAAGGGGCTGGGTTTTGAAACAGGGGATCTCCCCGCACGGGAGGACAGGGCGAATTGGCCCGCCCTGCGAGCCGCGTTTGAGCGGCGATTCAAGGAAAAGACGCGGGCGGAGTGGGAGGCCATCTTTGATGGCACGGATGCTTGCGCGACGCCCGTTCTGGAGCAGGCGGAATTGGAACAGAGTGGTTACGAGCAGCGGCCTGCGGTGCACCTGGTTGACACGCCCGGTCTTCCCATCCCGGCTGACGACGGCGGATGGACAGGAGGCGGGCTGTTACCTGGTACCGGCGGGCAGGAGACGCTCAAGACCTGGATGGGATGGGAGAGAGGACGGGACTATGATAtccgaggagatggagtatTGGTGTGGATCGAGGGAGGCAAGTCTAAACTGTAG
- a CDS encoding WW domain-containing protein: protein MDGFLGKMIEKFAEKATGGSSNSGGDGYSSYNQQQPSYGGQGQGYNSGPAPPQDLPYPWVARWDDRDQRWFYVNEQTGERSWERPYGGSGGPSYGERSYGQPQPSYGYEGGYLQAQEQRPEHKDHSMMYGAAAGAAGLVGGAILMHEGEKIHEDWDEKKERIEQNVEDFPENAARWTGEKVGEIEAIPENIEQGWDRAEDRIEQKWDNAVDDIEEFPENAAEWTGRKVGEVEQFGDNIGNAYDEGRAEGRDDW, encoded by the exons ATGGACGGATTCCTCGGTAAAATGATCGAAAAGTTCGCTGAAAAGGCTACTggtggcagcagcaacagcggcGGCGACGGCTACTCCTCTTacaaccagcagcagcccAGCTACGGTGGACAGGGGCAAGGTTACAATTCAGGCCCCGCCCCTCCCCAGGATCTCCCTTACCCGTGGGTCGCCCGCTGGGATGATCGCGACCAGCGTTGGTTCTACGTGAACGAGCAGACCGGCGAGAGGTCCTGGGAGCGACCGTACGGCGGCAGTGGCGGTCCGTCCTACGGAGAGCGATCGTACGGTCAGCCTCAGCCTTCGTATGGGTATGAAGGCGGCTACCTGCAGGCGCAGGAACAGCGACCCGAACACAAGGATCACAGTATGATGTATGGTGCGGCGGCGGGAGCGGCCGGTCTGGTGGGTGGTGCGATACTAATGCATGAGGGGGAGAAAATCC ATGAGGACTGggatgaaaagaaggagagaatcGAGCAGAATGTTGAGGATTTCCCTGAGAATGCCGCACGGTGGACAGGCGAAAAG GTTGGTGAGATAGAGGCGATCCCAGAGAATATCGAACAGGGCTGGGATCGCGCCGAGGACCGCATCGAGCAGAAGTGGGACAATGCAGTTGACGACATCGAGGAGTTCCCGGAGAATGCGGCGGAATGGACTGGACGAAAAGTCGGCGAGGTGGAACAATTCGGCGACAATATAGGCAATGCGTATGATGAGGGAAGGGCCGAGGGTCGCGATGATTGGTGA
- the chiA1 gene encoding class III chitinase ChiA1 gives MVSSKLSFVATAVAALAPLASAFDASSRSNLAIYWGQGPNQLRLSHFCQETSLDIINIGFINYFPDMSPGHWPGSNFGNQCDGSVYVTNDGVVTKLLSGCHQIMEDIPICQAAGKKVLLSIGGAYPPDQSILSEDSAVAFATFLWGAFGPVAEGWEGPRPFGDVVVDGFDFDIEHNGGFGYATMANTFRQYFNQVPERKFYLSAAPQCIIPDAQLSDAIFNAAFDFIWIQYYNTAACSAKSFIDTSLGTFNFDAWVTVLKASASKDAKLYVGLPASETAANQGYYLTPDEVESLVSTYMDRYPDTFGGIMLWEATASENNQIDGAPYADHMKDILLHCDPSPPVTSSSAIPSSTPVTTPSPSSSAVPSSTPAVSETPSPSSSAVPSSTPVASSTPVVPGTSASSSPVSSSSAVASSTPVVPGTSASSSPVSSSSAVASSTPVVPGTSTSPSTPVIPGTSASSSPVSSSSAVASSTPVVPGTSASSSPVSSSSAVASSTPVVPGTSASSSPVSSSSAVASSTPVVPGTSVPSSTPAIPGGSSSSSEAVASSTPLVTLTLTVSPTPAPSSSESSSTDLSSSTQTDVGTAPSQPAGPSTTATATTSSSSSSTDESSTTVGSGNGNGSGSTTTTAATDSITAAPTATSSATATGATSEPVTITTIIVTSYIDICPTGFTTVTTTYTTTYCPGTNTATATATVTNPPSGPGGAGSQTTAPTVPEGWTTTVTICTQCAAKPTTVTLTLPVTETGSTSTDAVPAPPAATGEGSNPTQPSGASPTGGNGSFSEEPVPPPAVTQVSTSTEIVTLVRPTSSRPLILGTGTVHPSSTLAVKPSAKPSGQNSGSSSHVPIPPSYTQEAVSPLSTGAASRVTGLGHGLVLTVLTLSAFFVL, from the exons ATGGTGTCCAGCAAGCTTTCTTTCGTCGCCACGGCTGTTGCAGCCTTGGCTCCCCTGGCGTCTGCTTTCGATGCCTCCTCAAGATCCAACCTTGCCATCTACTGG GGTCAAGGTCCTAACCAGCTCCGTCTGAGCCACTTCTGTCAAGAGACCTCCTTGGACATCATTAATATTGGTTTCATCAACTATTTCCCCGATATGAGCCCGGGACACTGGCCGGGCTCCAATTTTGGCAACCAGTGCGACGGTTCTGTCTACGTTACTAATGATGGCGTTGTAACCAAGTTGCTGTCCGGCTGCCATCAAATCATGGAGGATATTCCCATCTGCCAGGCGGCTGGTAAGAAGGTCCTGCTCTCCATCGGTGGTGCCTATCCCCCGGACCAGAGTATCCTCTCCGAGGACAGTGCTGTCGCGTTCGCCACTTTCTTGTGGGGAGCTTTTGGCCCAGTCGCTGAGGGCTGGGAGGGTCCTCGTCCCTTTGGGGATGTCGTCGTTGATGGTTTTGACTTTGACATTGAGCACAACGGCGGGTTTG GCTATGCTACCATGGCCAACACCTTCCGTCAGTACTTCAACCAGGTGCCGGAGCGCAAATTCTATCTCTCGGCTGCTCCCCAGTGTATCATCCCCGATGCCCAGCTCAGTGATGCAATCTTTAACGCCGCCTTCGACTTCATCTGGATTCAATACTACAACACCGCTGCATGCTCGGCTAAGAGCTTCATCGACACCAGTCTCGGAACGTTCAACTTCGACGCCTGGGTGACCGTCCTCAAGGCGTCTGCCAGCAAGGACGCCAAGCTCTATGTTGGTCTGCCGGCCAGTGAGACTGCGGCCAACCAGGGTTACTACCTTACTCCCGATGAGGTGGAGTCCCTCGTTTCCACCTACATGGACCGGTACCCGGACACCTTTGGAGGTATCATGCTTTGGGAGGCGACCGCATCCGAGAACAACCAGATCGATGGCGCCCCCTATGCAGACCACATGAAGGATATTCTTTTGCACTGTGACCCGAGCCCTCCCGTAACCTCCTCCAGTGCTATCCCATCTAGCACTCCGGTGACCACACCTTCGCCATCAAGCAGTGCTGTGCCTTCTAGCACCCCTGCCGTCTCTGAGACCCCATCTCCGTCTAGCAGTGCCGTTCCTTCCAGCACCCCGGTTGCCTCAAGTACTCCTGTTGTTCCTGGAACCTCTGCTTCCAGCAGCCCTGtctcctcaagcagcgcGGTTGCCTCGAGCACTCCCGTTGTTCCTGGAACCTCTGCTTCCAGCAGCCCTGtctcctcaagcagcgcAGTTGCCTCGAGCACGCCCGTGGTTCCTGGAACATCTACTTCGCCCAGCACCCCAGTCATTCCTGGAACCTCTGCCTCAAGCAGCCCTGTCTCCTCGAGCAGCGCGGTTGCCTCGAGCACTCCCGTTGTTCCTGGAACCTCTGCCTCAAGCAGCCCTGTCTCCTCGAGCAGCGCGGTTGCCTCAAGTACTCCTGTTGTTCCTGGAACCTCTGCTTCCAGCAGCCCTGtctcctcaagcagcgcGGTTGCCTCGAGCACTCCCGTTGTTCCTGGAACATCTGTTCCGTCCAGCACCCCGGCCATTCCCGGgggctcgtcctcttctaGCGAGGCAGTCGCATCATCGACTCCTTTGGTTACCTTGACACTGACAGTCTCGCCTACGCCCGCGCCCAGCTCATCCGAATCCAGCTCTACCGATTTGTCCAGCTCTACACAGACTGACGTCGGCACTGCCCCATCGCAACCCGCCGGTCCATCGACAACCGCCACTGCCACCacgtcctcgtcttcctcgtccaccgACGAGAGTTCTACTACTGTCGGCAGCGGCAACGGCAATGGCAGCGGATCGACGACCACTACCGCGGCGACCGACTCCATCACCGCTGCGCCCACCGCCACCTCTTCAGCCACTGCTACCGGCGCCACCTCAGAGCCTGTGACCATTACCACTATTATTGTGACTTCCTACATCGATATCTGCCCTACTGGCTTCACTACTGTGACTACTACGTACACAACCACGTACTGTCCAGGTACTAACACTGCAACCGCCACGGCCACCGTTACAAACCCTCCATCTGGACCTGGTGGAGCCGGTTCGCAAACCACAGCGCCCACCGTTCCCGAAGGCTGGACCACCACTGTGACCATCTGCACTCAGTGCGCTGCCAAGCCAACCACCGTGACGTTGACACTGCCTGTGACTGAAACTGGGTCGACGTCGACCGACGCGGTGCCCGCACCCCCTGCCGCGACTGGTGAGGGATCGAACCCTACCCAGCCATCAGGTGCTTCCCCTACCGGTGGCAACGGCAGCTTTTCTGAAGAACCGGTTCCCCCCCCAGCAGTGACTCAGGTCAGCACGAGCACCGAGATTGTGACCCTGGTTCGTCCCACTTCGAGCCGCCCCCTGATTCTCGGTACCGGCACAGTCCACCCTTCGTCGACGCTGGCCGTGAAGCCATCGGCCAAGCCATCGGGTCAAAACTCCGGCAGTAGCTCTCACGTGCCCATTCCTCCCAGCTACACTCAAGAAGCTGTGTCGCCCTTGTCCACCGGTGCTGCCTCGCGCGTGACTGGACTGGGCCACGGCTTGGTCCTCACGGTTCTCACCCTGTCGGCGTTCTTCGTGTTGTAG
- a CDS encoding alpha/beta hydrolase, protein MSVSTDISQPPYPLHDSVKDKLDPEYVDFYNKYVINLQQVHLQPVAASRTSGILIPGGGPLLEVGKTEDITIKRRATEGPDILLRSFLPPGEKPADGWPVMLYFHGGGWVLGNIDTENPVCTNLCVRGNCVVVTVDYRLAPENPWPAAVHDCWEALLWLISDGASVLPVNTSKMATGGSSAGGNLASIITHKALTLSPPVRFHAQLLSVPVMDNTATVDNNESYRLYEHTPALPAAKMIWYRNHYLPNIADRANPEASPLFYDDDWSQLPPALIMVGELDVLRTEGEQYAAKLRKAGVKVDLQVMKGMPHPFLAMDAVLKEGRRSITLMCDTLKRIFWES, encoded by the exons ATGTCTGTCTCGACTGACATCTCGCAACCGCCCTATCCCTTGCATGACTCCGTCAAGGACAAGCTCGATCCAGAATATGTCGATTTCTACAACAAATATGTGATCAACCTTCAACAAGTCCATCTCCAACCCGTGGCTGCCTCGAGAACAAGCGGTATCCTAATCCCCGGCGGTGGTCCTCTGCTTGAAGTTGGAAAGACAGAGGATATCACGATCAAACGGAGAGCGACCGAAGGGCCCGATATTCTGCTCCGCAGCTTCCTCCCGCCAGGAGAAAAGCCTGCCGATGGCTGGCCGGTGATGCTGTACTTTCACGGCGGGGGATGGGTGCTAGGGAATATCGACACCGAGAATCCGGTATGCACAAACCTCTGTGTTCGGGGGAACTGCGTGGTGGTCACAGTTGATTATAG ATTGGCTCCTGAAAACCCGTGGCCAGCTGCCGTCCACGATTGCTGGGAAGCTCTCCTCTGGCTCATATCCGACGGTGCCTCGGTTCTACCCGTCAACACTTCCAAGATGGCGACAGGAGGCTCGTCAGCTGGCGGCAATCTGGCTTCCATCATCACACATAAAGCCCTCACCCTCTCGCCACCCGTACGCTTTCACGCTCAGCTGCTCTCCGTTCCCGTCATGGACAACACAGCGACCGTAGACAACAACGAGTCCTATCGCCTGTATGAGCACACCCCGGCTCTCCCTGCCGCCAAGATGATCTGGTATCGCAACCATTACCTCCCGAACATAGCAGATCGCGCCAATCCCGAAGCCAGCCCTCTCTTTTATGATGATGACTGGTCGCAACTGCCGCCGGCCTTAATCATGGTGGGAGAACTGGACGTCCTGCGCACAGAGGGGGAGCAGTATGCGGCGAAGCTGAGGAAGGCGGGCGTGAAGGTGGATCTGCAGGTGATGAAGGGGATGCCGCATCCGTTTCTCGCCATGGATGCGGTTCTCAAGGAGGGGAGGCGATCTATCACCTTGATGTGCGACACGTTAAAGAGGATTTTTTGGGAGTCATGA
- a CDS encoding putative L-PSP endoribonuclease family protein Brt1 has product MATKTPVLTEKAPKPLPGIYSQAIIANGVVYCSGAVAMDPETGKLIDGDVKAHTHQCIKNLTHVLEAAGTTIDKVVKVNVFLSDMDNFADMNSVYMQYWGDVKPCRTCVAVKTLPLNTDVEIECIAVL; this is encoded by the exons ATGGCAACCAAAACCCCCGTCCTCACCGAAAAAGCCCCCAAGcctctcccaggcatctACTCGCAGGCCATCATTGCCAATGGAGTGGTCTATTGCTCTGGGGCGGTCGCGATGGATCCCGAAACAGGGAAATTGATCGACGGCGATGTCAAGGCCCACACG CATCAATGCATCAAGAACCTCACGCATGTCCTCGAGGCGGCCGGCACCACCATCGACAAGGTGGTCAAGGTTAATGTGTTTCTGTCGGACATGGATAACTTTGCCGATATGAATTCGGTTTATATGCAGTACTGGGGGGATGTGAAGCCCTGTCGGAC GTGTGTGGCTGTCAAGACGTTGCCGTTGAATACGGATGTGGAGATTGAGTGTATTGCGGTGCTGTGA